Proteins from one Deinococcus grandis genomic window:
- a CDS encoding DUF1775 domain-containing protein, producing MKTLIRSALTLTAAVLISVASAHATVRTETGLSESKVGASETYRLNVPTEKEIATTQIRLVVPAGVVISRFQVTPGFTRTVKKDANGLVTEIVWTGRVAPMEYARFFFQAKNPAAAGEVVWKIYQTYSDGSVVAWDDTNPAEGPASKTTVK from the coding sequence ATGAAGACCCTGATTCGTTCCGCCCTGACCCTGACCGCCGCCGTTCTGATCTCCGTCGCGAGTGCCCACGCGACCGTCCGCACCGAAACGGGCCTGTCGGAGAGCAAGGTGGGCGCCAGTGAGACCTACCGCCTGAACGTCCCCACCGAGAAGGAGATCGCCACCACCCAGATCCGCCTCGTGGTGCCCGCCGGGGTCGTGATCAGCCGCTTCCAGGTCACGCCCGGCTTCACGCGCACCGTGAAGAAGGATGCGAACGGTCTCGTGACCGAGATCGTCTGGACGGGCCGCGTGGCGCCCATGGAGTACGCCCGCTTCTTCTTCCAGGCGAAGAACCCGGCGGCGGCGGGTGAGGTCGTGTGGAAGATCTACCAGACGTACAGCGACGGCAGCGTCGTCGCGTGGGACGACACGAACCCCGCCGAGGGCCCGGCCAGCAAGACCACCGTCAAGTAA